A genomic stretch from Haloarchaeobius amylolyticus includes:
- a CDS encoding helix-turn-helix domain-containing protein — protein sequence MSVFVDFVIESPILQTARKRAPGMTYKVHDLRLREDGIVVLVFEASGGDYGALEAGMEDDETLADYRVLSESDGRRMYRVTLSEASREQTLYPFVVDHDIYFQTHTATATESRIQATFASEETFQEFTAYCERRDIPVTVRRILREHPTDADTSDGAEVSDLTPAQREALEASVEAGYYEVPRQATLEDVADELGVSSQATSERLRRGMRTVLNETIVSDDGERRREEPKAEIR from the coding sequence ATGAGTGTCTTCGTCGACTTCGTCATCGAATCCCCGATCCTGCAGACAGCGCGAAAACGGGCGCCGGGGATGACGTACAAGGTGCACGACCTCCGCCTTCGCGAGGACGGCATCGTCGTCCTGGTGTTCGAGGCGTCGGGTGGTGACTACGGGGCGCTGGAGGCGGGGATGGAGGACGACGAGACGCTCGCGGACTACCGGGTCCTCTCCGAGTCGGACGGCCGTCGGATGTACCGGGTGACGCTGTCCGAGGCGAGTCGGGAGCAGACGCTCTACCCCTTCGTCGTGGACCACGACATCTACTTCCAGACCCACACCGCCACGGCGACCGAGTCGCGCATCCAGGCCACGTTCGCCAGCGAGGAGACGTTCCAGGAGTTCACCGCGTACTGCGAGCGCCGGGACATCCCCGTGACCGTCAGGCGCATCCTCCGGGAACACCCCACCGACGCCGACACCAGCGACGGGGCCGAGGTCTCGGACCTCACACCCGCCCAGCGGGAGGCACTCGAGGCCAGCGTCGAGGCCGGCTACTACGAGGTGCCCCGGCAGGCCACCCTGGAGGACGTGGCCGACGAACTCGGCGTGTCGAGCCAGGCGACCTCCGAACGCCTCCGGCGCGGGATGCGGACCGTGCTCAACGAGACCATCGTCTCGGACGACGGGGAGCGCCGCCGCGAGGAGCCCAAAGCAGAGATCCGGTGA